Part of the Bacilli bacterium genome, ACGGCAAAAAGCTGCGCAAAGCGGAATTCGAAGTAACGGCATTGGCGGATACGGTGCATATCGATATCGAATACGGGGCGGAAATGGTCATCGTCGAAGGCAGGGAATCGGGCAAAGGCGTGGGCATCTACAATGAACAGGGCGAATGCCGGGATGAGGTCATTTTGCGCGCGCTTGATCTGATCGAAAATCCGGAATATCTCATGTGGGAGGCGCCGCGAAAAGAGCAGCAAGTGCATTTGCTGAAAATGCTCGGCAGAGACGTAAACCTGGGCAATATCGCGCCCTCCGATCTGCTCTCGGTCGAGTCGCTGCGCCGCGGATTGCGGTCGGATACTTTTTGTTTCCGCAAAGCGGATTAACGGCAAGGCCCCATTTTTACAACTCTTTGGCGGGAGGGCAAGCATGCAGATTGACGTTGTCGGAACAGTCAACGAAGCAAGATCTGATGATTTCTACCATAAAACGGTCATTGTGATCGATGTGCTGCGCGCAACCAGCACGATCGCCACCGCGCTGGAGCACGGATGCGCAGGCATTATTCCCGTGGAAACGGTAAGCCAGGCGGTCAAACTGCAAACCGGCGAATATATGTTGGGCGGGGAGCGGTTTTGCAAAAAACTGGCCGGTTTTGATCTCGGGAATTCGCCTTTGGAATATACGCGGGAGGAATTGGCGGGAAAACAAGTCATCCTGACCACGACGAACGGAACCCGCGCTTTGCAAAAGTCGCAAAAAGCGGAAAACATTTTGGCGGGCTCGCTTTTAAATGCTTCCGCATGCGCCAAAGCCGCCGTGGAACTGAAAAGAGACATCGTCATTTTATGCGCGGGCACGCTGGATATGTTCTCCATCGAAGACGGCTTATGCGCCGGATTCATCGTCGACGAAATCGGCAGACTGGTGAATGAGCAAATCGCTTTGAACGATCTGGGCATCGCCATGAGGCTTGCCTGCGCGCAGGCAAAAGAGGCGATGGAACAAATATTGCTCGAGTCGGCGCACGGGAAAAAACTGACGAAACTGGGCTATCGCGACGATGTTGTGTTTTGCTCGCGGATCAATGTCTTTTCGCTCGTTCCGATCCTGAAAAATCAACTGCTTGTCCCGTATACCAGTTCTAAATCGGACTTGCGCTCATAAACTGTTACGGAAAAAGACTGTCTTTTCGTCTATTCCGAAACAAGGGGCGCGGCAATGAACGGTGAATGGTTACTGGTGATTTTGATTCTGGTCGGGCTCGCGGGGCGCTCGCACATCATCACAACGGCGGCTTGCATCCTGCTCGCGATCAAGCTGGTGGAACTGGAACGGTATTTGCCGTCCATCGAAAGGCGCGGACTGGAACTGGGCCTCTTATTTTTGACCATGGCCGTGCTTGCCCCGTTTGCGGCGGATAAAATCGCCTTCAGGGACATCGTCGACGCGTTTACTTCGCCGCCCGGAATTCTGGCCCTTGCCGGGGGCGCGATTGCAACATACATGAACAGCAAAGGGCTGGAATTGTTGAAAATAGACCCACAGGTCATTGTGGGTCTGGTGATCGGATCGATTTTCGGCATCGTGTTCCTGAAAGGCATCCCGGTCGGTCCGCTGATGGCCGCCGGCATTACCGCGCTGCTCATGAAACTCTTGCAGGCGCTATTTTAAGACTAATTTTCCGCCGCTCGAAATTGTTGCGAAATGACCGTATCCCGCAGCGGAAAACGTATCGTCACGCGCGTTCCCGCCCCTTGCGCGCTATCAATCTTCAGTTCAAACCGGTCGCCGTAATATAGTTTCAAACGATAGAAAACATTTTTGATGCCAATCCGTTCCCCCATTGACTCGTTTTCATACAAATCCTTCAACAACGCATTGCGTTTTTCCTCGCTCATGCCAATGCCATTATCCGTTACCGTGCAGAGCAACGTCTCTTCGTCCATGATGATTTGCAAGTGAATGG contains:
- the comB gene encoding 2-phosphosulfolactate phosphatase — its product is MQIDVVGTVNEARSDDFYHKTVIVIDVLRATSTIATALEHGCAGIIPVETVSQAVKLQTGEYMLGGERFCKKLAGFDLGNSPLEYTREELAGKQVILTTTNGTRALQKSQKAENILAGSLLNASACAKAAVELKRDIVILCAGTLDMFSIEDGLCAGFIVDEIGRLVNEQIALNDLGIAMRLACAQAKEAMEQILLESAHGKKLTKLGYRDDVVFCSRINVFSLVPILKNQLLVPYTSSKSDLRS
- a CDS encoding DUF441 domain-containing protein — protein: MNGEWLLVILILVGLAGRSHIITTAACILLAIKLVELERYLPSIERRGLELGLLFLTMAVLAPFAADKIAFRDIVDAFTSPPGILALAGGAIATYMNSKGLELLKIDPQVIVGLVIGSIFGIVFLKGIPVGPLMAAGITALLMKLLQALF